The genomic segment CGTTGCTGTGAGTTTTCAGAATTTAACAGTTAGCGTTATCTTGATGTGTTATAGACGAAGCTACATGGTGTACTCTTTCCTCATGGTCTTCTTACATAAACAGGTTGATAAAAATGCTGAACTGGCTGCCAAATGGAAATACTGTGCATTGAGTCAAGAGAAACTTAGACGACCCATCGTCTCCTGTGAACTGGGAAGGTGAGttattttttgtcttgttttgtacTCATCCGTCGGGCATTATTTGATGTTCAAAGTCAAACTTTGACTTTGACACTTTGGTGAGttattttttgtcttgttttgtacTCATCCGTCGGGCATTATTTGATGTTTGGTGACGGTATCGCTCAATGGTGTGACAGCGCGAAGATATATCCACCGTTTTACAAATAACTAAAATCAGACATTAATTAAGAATGTatagcttttcatcttttcatcaCACGCCATTATGTTCTGATAGTCTGGCACGTTATTTTTCAGACTGTACAACAAAGATGCTGTCATTGAGTATCTCCTGGATAAGTCGGCTGAGAGACCCAATGCTGAGGCTGTAGCACACATCCGTGGGATCAAGGTATATTAACACCGAAGTGTGAAAatctgacttgttttttttaattttttttttttttttaaattaataagaTATAGAGCTACATTATACATTCACACGGTTGGAGCCCATGTGTTTCTGGACacacatttctgtgtttattcGTGGTTTCAAACAGAAAATTTATCTATTTGCTTTCTCTGAAGGATATAAAGGAGCTGAACTTGACTGATAACCCTGAATGGGAAGGAGAAAGAAGAAATGCAAAGGGAGACAGATATGAAGACATTCATTGTGGCATGTTTATTTGCCCTGTAGTTGGGTTGGAGATGAATGGCAAACACCGGTAAGTAACTTGAGTGAAGAGGTACTAAACCTAAGAATGAAAAAATGAGATTGACAATTCACGTTCCCTCTTTGTTTTAAGGAGCAAGCCACTGTATCTAAGTTAATTTTAATAtactaaatacatttttgaaattCACTACAAAACATATGATGACATTCGTCTATCTTGCTTCTGATATACTTGTGAATTTCTGGACAATTCTATATTTCTTAAAattctacattttttttaattttacctcTGTACATCACCACATTGTACTTTAATACCGCATTTGACATTATGTTGGAAATCAGAATTTTCAAGTTCCCAGTGGAAATTTTCATCTGAAACGCCCTCTCAACTTTAATTTCCAACTCAGAAATTCAAAGTAGACACACCAACCACGAGTTAACAATTGTAAGATGGCAGCATTGAACATAAACTatattaaaactgtaaaacttttaaCCTGTGCTGGTACGGTTTTGTATTTGTGATTCGTTAAATAATCCATTCACACAGCACTTACCAGGTTCAATCCATGAACATGCTGCAGCAGTGTTTTTAAGTCCAAGAAAAACAAGTATTGCTCTGTTTTGTTAATGATGGATGAATAGTTCTATCTTACTAAGAAGCAAGGCATAAGACATCCTGTTTTTACTGTCTTCTCCAACTGAATCACACTCAACTCAGGAGTTATGTCACTCCTGAGTTCTGACTTCTGAGATGTCTGGAACACAGCATAAATTAGATAATCAAAATCTAATGGAAGTACAGATTTGTATCTTTGATTCTGGAGTTTAACAAAATGCATTGGGTAGAGATGTTGATCCAAGTGAAGAAAGCAGTTATTTGgctgagaaaacaaaaacaaacctatCAGAGAGAAATCAAAAACCTTGGGAGTGGTCAAATCTTCAATTTGGTACACTACTGAAAAGAAGAAAGCATTAGTCTGCTCAGCAACTCCATCAAGCCTGAAAGGCCACAGAGGAAAACTAAAGTGAATGAGGTCAAAATTCTTtatggttaagaaaaaaaaacattcacaaaATCTAAGGGCTCCAAGATGCTGTGGCATAGACTTGTCTACATGTTGTAGCTGTTTCCTGTCACCAGGGGGTAGTGTCACAAAGAACTCGTCTGTGGGTTACTCTTGCTGTTATGCTGTTGTTGGACCTTGTCAGCTGTGGAAAAGAAAGGTGGTAGTGTACAGAGGGAAAATTACAACGTGTCAGTATCCAAAAAACTTATGGACCTAACTTTAGATTACACAAAGTTAGAAGTACAGCTCCCAGGCCTGAGtatgtcatttatttatttatttatttttggtgaaTGGCCCTACAAGTGATACAGGTGGAAACTGTTTAGCAATTTTATATaagtgtttctctttttttaggtTCTGTTACCTCCAGACTTGTGGCTGTGTCTTTTCAGACAGGGCCCTGAAAGAAGTCAAGACAGAAATCTGCCACAAGGTaggcaacatttatttattttccctcAGTAGGTTGTCAACTctgacagttttaaaaaaaattcttaagACACTTTTAATCTTTACTGCCATTAAACTGTTCTCCATCATTGACCTTGGGTGTTTGGCATTGATGCTGCTTGTTTAAGTCACACTCAGCAAATTTTCACTGCTAATGATTTGTAAATAGGCAGGTTTGATAAAAATGTAGATAAGATAGCAGCAGTCTGGTATTAGCTTCGTTCCAGATGCACAGCTGGTTGCTCAGATGGATAAGAATGCAAGTTAAATTACTGAAGTGTAATGATTTAATGCTCCCATGAGAAgatataaatagaaataaaaacatcatgttaaatttttttcagtatttaagGGCTAGTAATAAAATGTAAGTGAACTCTGGCATTTTTTTACATGCTTAGAATACACACAGATGAATAACTTATTAGTTTTGggttgctttttttaaacaaaaaaaattatcatGCTTAGAATACACACAGATGAATAACTTATTAGTTTTGggttgctttttttaaacaaaaaaaattatagcATGTTGACTTTTAAAAACCATTACAATATCAGCATTGTTAAGAAAATAAAGCCAGAAGAGAATGCAAATGTAACTAAAGTGCCCCTATAGTCCACTACAAACCACTTTGTTGTTCTATAGGAATATGTGATTAGGCAAATGTTTGAAATTTGGTttcatcatgtttttaatttgtgttttgcTGAATTCACAGTTTGCACTAGAATCAATGTGTACTTTAATTTGAGGATCAGAGGAAGTGATCCAAACATATATTTCAGCCTGATCCATCACTTTAGTTTAAGATGGCCTTTATATAATGCGCTTTTACAATATTACTGACCTCTTGGTGaatttaaataatattaaacCATAAAGAACATGCCATATCACAACATTTAATTATGTGAGTACATGTGTTTTGGACAGATTAAACTGCACTGTTCCTTTCTTCAAGTCGCTTCTTAGATTGCCCTAGTTTAAGGCACGAGGGAATCTGAATGAAGTAGGCCTAAGGCCTTTTATGGGTTCTGACCTTGTAGTTGTAAGTAGCATTAAAACTATGGTGGTAATTTCCCATGCACAGGCTATTTTGAGGTAACAGAAAGCAGATGGTAGCTGGTCAGTGTTGTTATTTCTGTTTAACTAAAAGTATTTTGGAACAGTGACAGATCAGTTGTTTGACTTTGTCAAAAATATCTCTTAAAAGTATAAGAAAAGCTACAGCGCTTCTCGTGGGAAGCTGACTTAGAAAACAGTGATTTTTGATAAGATAGGCTTATAAGGCAGCACAGTTTCTGGAGCTATTAAGATTAGCCTGACCTTACCCACTTTTTATTCAGTTGCTAAGTTTaggaaatgtaaagtacagttCACCTAACTTtaactgtcaaagtaaaacacacaaaggTTACGAACTGACTCATAAAATTGTTGTCTAAGGCTGAACTGTCAGAATCAAGTTCAGAGTGTGTGTCTGAACTTGATTCAAAGATTGAATCTTTGTCTTAGAGCATTGTTTTTAATACtggctttctttctttgtttttcttttttctttcgttttttttcttttgtgggtTCATATTTGAACTCTGCATGTACTTGCATGCCGCTGTTTACTGAACACACTTtttgtcctttgtttttttttttttttaaatttgctgtttgttttttgtttgtttttgcaaggAGTCATTGCGTAAGTTGATCTGccagtaaaaatgtaaaaatgccaTTCACATAACCAAACGTCTTTAGTCTAGCTTGACTTACTAGAAAATTCAATGGGCTATATAAGAGAaagcttctttttaaaaaggcaaaacacTGTTTACTCAGGTATTGTTCAGACACACTGACAGCATGCACAGGATCATGTGAAAATTAGGACTCTTTATCATaattgcttttatttgtttacaccTGTTACTTCTTAAATAGGAGAATAGGGTCAACACCTTTATCAGCAGTTGTGTTTTTCAAACTGAATGTCATACTGAATAACATTTCTTTGGTAGTGGCGTTTCATCCAAGCTTTAGtcattatttttgctttatagacagattttatttcatatacaTGTGTAGCCGTACTTTATACCAATGCTGTATTTAGGAAAAAAAGGACAGCACTGATAGAGTTTCATAGATAAACATATTAGTATATACACATGGTCTTGAAATACACAGTGCATGCATTTTGTCTTCcttagttttgttttcctgtgcACACATTATGACATAACAACACAAGACAAGTGCAAATAAACCCAACTAGATGTAGTCTGCATGTTTGTAATGATTTCATTCTCCAGCACTGCTGTTAAAgtagctgctgctgttgctgtagTTGCTGTGTATGGCCAGCAGCCATGACGGTTCTATGGGAACAGTAGCCTGGTTGAGAACCTTGTTTCTGTGCCACTGCTCCAGACAGTCTAGCGCCTCAGGAAAGGTATTACTCTCAAACTTATTGGCAAACATGCTGTCCATGCTGATGATCCATGGTAGGTCTTCCACTCCGTAGATACAGATGCCTCGTATGTAATGCCCTGGAAAACAGCAGCTTGGACATGATTTTTGTTTAGCATTATGCAGAAATTCATTCCTTGTATTATGAGTTtacatcatatatatatatatgtatatatatataaatatatgtacggATATATTTGTTACATGAATAACCTTTTTAAGATCTGTCATGTCAAAACTTATATAAGCTTTGACGTAAAGCTAGTGGAGAGTATGCCATATCAGATAAATTCTGCTATCAGCACATTTTATCATCTTTTGTTGAGTAAACCTTGTTTCAGCCAGTTATAGGCCTCATAATCCTGTCTGGAGCCAAGGAGTAGCACCTTACTTAATAATTGAGAAGGTCAaaaagattatatatatatgtagtgcCTATTTGTGGATGTACATGTGACTTGCTCACAAAGATTTATGCGGGATTAATAATTTTTTGTGGGATTGCAAAACTAAATGTCTCAGTGacatttttataatttaaatatttaagaaatATTAGTAGAATTTAATCTCTGGGAGAGTAACTAATCAGGTCTTTATTGACATATATGACTATACCTTTGCAACCACTGTGTGCACTTCCTTCTTGATCCCGCCATTTGATTGCCCGGATAGCTCCTTCCCAGCCTCCATCAATGCGACTGCCTGGAGCTTCTTAAAACATGTAATCAGACGAAATTGGTAATTATATGACCTAATTGAATTGTCAAGGTTTAACTAGCCCTGGTCAGGCCTGTTTCATCTGCTGTTTGAGAGTCAGTTCTCGATACATCTCAAAGAAAAGCTAAAGGAAGAGGAAGCATTCGCAGTGTGTAAGCAATTAAAAGTAGTGACATTGATCGAAGTTGCAAAAGTTAAACttgttataaataaaatagtctCTTTTTCCTGATAAGTTTTCATTTTACCAggggaaatgaaataaaatgtatgaGTACAACAAATGGTCAGAGGCAGGCTGGAGTCTATTCTAGCTGACAtaggtgaaaaagaaaagtttaaccTAGATAGGTCACCTGACAGAAACCCATTCAGTCTCCTGAACTATGGGAAGGAACTGAAGCACTTAAGGAAAGCCCACATAGGTACAGACACAGAAGGCTCCAGGTAATAAGGAAACTTGAACCTGGAACCTTGTTTCATGTCATCTTTTGTTTATATCACATCATACTCACACTAgtacagggctcgcaaaatttcaaaatctctggtagcccttcgggcaggcactcttcagtttttggtagcccaaaataaatttaagtagcccgaataaaaaagagagcaattttttaatgttttgtttcctttacaatattatacattaaagtataatattgtaacagaaacaaaaattaatcagaaaattgttaaatacaaatcacaactgtataaaaattacaatcatcaactcaaatacttggttctaattgaacagaaatttctatgaacttgtaagaactgtgtagaacatgaatcagtctgtgtcagatcctgaatctgaaaattccactgaagtcaagggtaaggggtaagtggaaccaagatcgaggccatttgctttttgaagtttgcaaaactgctaaatttggccaatggtagttcactctttgcaacatactacgcttttgaaagatttttcacccttcaccctgacctgtcttatttggctcagcagaactaaaataccggcgtaaatcctgctgcttttacacacgtacttacataacggtcagcgattctctgcgcaatcaacctctcacatgtttaaacttgctgtgggagatttcacttgtcacgtttgaatagtaagctaatgagtgataagacgatgtcagaggaattggtgcgcaattaatcgtcactcaccaatcagtgctgccgctctctacacaccgttcgcgcgatcgcaaagtgaacggatcgcaaaaaacaagcgcaaattcaaacgcgatttcgatatgtcacatattgacagtggctcatcgatgccaataacataattactcagctacatttgcgaaagaaaatgcaaaagcattgacacatatttttccttcctatgatagcccgacgggcagggctgagatagattttggtagcccgactggaaaaatcgctagccccgggacgtcgggctagcgattttgcgagccctgtagTACATGGTTAATAGTTTTGTGCTAGCTGTTAAACAAGCGTGGAgttttgtgtctgtgcatctattTAAAACCGCCATTTTACCTTTGATATGGTTGAGCGTCACCCAGTAGTGTTCATCTGGACTGAATGTGTCCCTGGACCAATCCAAGAGGTCATGCGCTATTGGGCTTTTCAGAACAAAGTCCACGAAAGGCCTTGTAAGAGCATAGTAGGCTGTTCCAAAATATAATTGCAGATTGTGTGGAGGAGGCCTTTTCCTCACGCCTCGCCCTTTCGGAGCTACATGTGACCCCACAATCTCCTTGTACTGGCGTTGTGTTCTGTACCTCATCGACATCGGCTGTTTGACCCCAGGTGTCATGTTTTTATCCCTCCATTGTTGGCTctgcatgtactgtaccagttcCAGGTTAGTCTTAACAGGAAAATCTTGTCCACACAGATTCACcacctttttccagtctgtCTTGGATTTCGCTAGATCCTTCATGCAATTCAGATCTGCTTGCAAACGAGAAAAACCAGCGTAGGTCACAGTTTCACTGTGACTGGAGAGGAATGTATTTGGAAAGCAGCTGACTAGCTTCTGTACAGCCTCCCGATACTCCCGTGGAGCCTTAGCATCCACGTGAATGCAGTACACATTTTGTGGCATATAAATGGCCCTCAAGAGGCGGATGAAAAGCTCCAGCTCTTTATGAATAGTCACAATGAAAGCTAAAGGGTAGAGCTCCTCTGTACGACTTAGAGGTCTTGTTATAAAGTGTAAATCTCTTGTCAAGTTTGAGCACAGGAAATGGCTGTTTAGAATGTAGCTTTCCTCCTGTAGACCAAAAAAGGATATTATTGCCACTGTTActgctgaaaatattttttaaataggaATGTCAATGTGACTGTGCTAATGCTCCTAACGGGTTGTTAGGTCAAATGAAAATTTCCTCTAGAATATTTGTGGCTTTTatttctcagaagtaaagaaAGGGTGGGGGAAAAACATACCTGACAGTCACGGCGGTACCAATTTACTCCTTTCTTCATGCCTGGCAAAACAGTTTTACACGCAGTTGAGAAAGGTTTGCAACTTGAAGATGGGGGAGGCTTTAACTCAGGTGGCGTCCTAGTCctcaaataaatgaatgaaaagatAATAATACTTATCCCCAGGCACACAAGGAAGCTGCATTTTGTCCCTTCAAGCTGGCGCATAATAGCCCTGTTTCTCTGTAGTCTGCCAGTACCACCACAGTTAAAGCTTCTGCAGTGGAGACATCCAGTTGGATTATTTGCAGAAGAATCCTGGATCCTTGAGGAATATAAAATAGGGTTAAGTATTTAGGTTGGACCTAATTGAAGAAGCTAGTTTGTAAGACTTGGCACATTAACTGCTCCTGCTTTAGTGcttctgcttctgtctgtggGATGTCTTTCTTAGAACCGCAGCTTGCAACACAGGAAGTGAATTACGTGCTGTTCTGTATATGATGGTATTACAGAAGCATGGCAAAGTAATTGATATCGATGACtatgttaaaatgtatttttgttatgATAATGCAAAGCAGTTCAGTTGTGGATAACATGCTATGTATATTTTCAACGCGGCAAAGGCAAGAAAAATGATTTAGTTCTTGAAAGAGTAGGTGTAAAACGTTTAACTAGTTCCTTGCAGAGGAGCGGTTTATTTGGGGGAAGTTGAGTGTGGGTTTCAGAATTCATCATAGTAATGAAATCTTTCTAGTGAACATTTACTTTACTTGAGCTACAGGCTGTCCTATTAAATCTCAGTGTCGCATTCATTGGCCACAGTATTTTACTACAGAGACTCATGTGCTTTTGTGTTAAAAGAAATGGTTTACATTGCTTTTAATTATGACTTTTTTGATGGATTCCAATGTTTGCATGTAAATGGGGAGTCGTCT from the Oreochromis aureus strain Israel breed Guangdong linkage group 5, ZZ_aureus, whole genome shotgun sequence genome contains:
- the gcnt7 gene encoding beta-1,3-galactosyl-O-glycosyl-glycoprotein beta-1,6-N-acetylglucosaminyltransferase 7 isoform X1 — encoded protein: MRQLEGTKCSFLVCLGISIIIFSFIYLRTRTPPELKPPPSSSCKPFSTACKTVLPGMKKGVNWYRRDCQEESYILNSHFLCSNLTRDLHFITRPLSRTEELYPLAFIVTIHKELELFIRLLRAIYMPQNVYCIHVDAKAPREYREAVQKLVSCFPNTFLSSHSETVTYAGFSRLQADLNCMKDLAKSKTDWKKVVNLCGQDFPVKTNLELVQYMQSQQWRDKNMTPGVKQPMSMRYRTQRQYKEIVGSHVAPKGRGVRKRPPPHNLQLYFGTAYYALTRPFVDFVLKSPIAHDLLDWSRDTFSPDEHYWVTLNHIKEAPGSRIDGGWEGAIRAIKWRDQEGSAHSGCKGHYIRGICIYGVEDLPWIISMDSMFANKFESNTFPEALDCLEQWHRNKVLNQATVPIEPSWLLAIHSNYSNSSSYFNSSAGE
- the gcnt7 gene encoding beta-1,3-galactosyl-O-glycosyl-glycoprotein beta-1,6-N-acetylglucosaminyltransferase 7 isoform X2 — its product is MRQLEGTKCSFLVCLGISIIIFSFIYLRTRTPPELKPPPSSSCKPFSTACKTVLPGMKKGVNWYRRDCQEESYILNSHFLCSNLTRDLHFITRPLSRTEELYPLAFIVTIHKELELFIRLLRAIYMPQNVYCIHVDAKAPREYREAVQKLVSCFPNTFLSSHSETVTYAGFSRLQADLNCMKDLAKSKTDWKKVVNLCGQDFPVKTNLELVQYMQSQQWRDKNMTPGVKQPMSMRYRTQRQYKEIVGSHVAPKGRGVRKRPPPHNLQLYFGTAYYALTRPFVDFVLKSPIAHDLLDWSRDTFSPDEHYWVTLNHIKEAPGSRIDGGWEGAIRAIKWRDQEGSAHSGCKAAVFQGITYEASVSTEWKTYHGSSAWTACLPISLRVIPFLRR